The segment TGGGCCGGTGCAGCTTGCCCTGCAGCAGGGTGAGGATCTGGGCCAGCGAGGGCACCAGCGGGACGACGGTGACGCCGGTGCGCTCGATCAGCCGGAGCAGTCCGCGGTCCTCGCTGCGCCGGGCCAGCACCAGGGTGGCGCCGACCAGGGCGGACATCAGGGCCTGGTAGAGGCCGTAGTCGAAGGAGAGCGGCAGCCGGCACAGCACCACGTCCTGCTCCTGGTAGCCGAGGCAGGCGTGGACGGCGTCGACGGCGGCGAGGATCTGGCGGTGCGGGCAGACCACGCCCTTGGGGCGGCCGGTGGTGCCGGAGGTGTAGATCAGCAGCGCGACCGCGTCCTCGTCGACCTCGGCCCGGTACGGGTCCGGGGCGGTGGCCTGCACCTGCTCCCAGGCCGGTTCGACCTCGACGGTGCGGGCGGCCCGGCGGCCGGCCGCCGGGCGGCAGAGGGCGAGGACGGCGCCGCTGTCGGCGACGATGTGGTCGATCTGGTGGTCGGTCAGCTCCGGGTGGACCGGGACGAAGACGGCGCCGGCCCGCAGGGTGGCCCAGAACAGGGCCAGGAAGGCCCGGTCGTTGCCCCCGGCGTACACCACCCGGTCGCCGGGGGCGACGCCCTGGGCGCGCAGCCAGCCGACGGCGCGCTCCACGGCGGTGCCCAGTGCGCGGTAGTCCAGGGTCCCCCGGGCGTCGATCACGGCGGGGTGCTCGGCCCGCTCGCCGAGCGGGTACTCCAGCAGGTCAGACACCGGCATGGGCGGACACTCCTCGGCCGGCGGGGGCGGCCAGCCGCTCCCGGGCCCGGGCGACGTCCCGGGCGGTGGTGACGGACAGCACCTCGAGCTCGGGGTGCTGGCGCTTGAGGATGCTCGCCAGCGTCTTGGCGGGCGGCAGCGACACCGTCAACTCCGGTGCCACGGAGGAGAGCTGGTGCAGGCACAGGTCCCAGCGGACCGGGCTGACCACCTGCCGGACCAGCCGGCGGCGGATCTCGTCGGGGTCGCCGACGCCCGCGCCGTCGGCGTTGGAGAGCAGCAGCTGGGACGGCCGGGCGAACGGCACCCGGGCGGCGGCCTCCTCGAAGGACTGCCGGGCCGACTCCATGTACGGGGTGTGGAAGGCGCCGGCGACGCTGAGCCGCTTGACGGTGGCGCCGGCCGGCGGGGCGGCGGCGAGCTGGTCGAGGGTGTCGGCCAGGCCGGCCGCGACGATCTGGCCGGGGCCGTTGAAGGTCGCCGCGTACAGGCCCAACTCGGCTATTCGGTCCAGGACTTCGTCCTGCTCGCCGCCGACCACGGCGGCCATCGAGGTGGGTGCCTCGGTGCAGGCCACCGCCATCGCCCGGCCGCGGACGGCGGCCAGCCGGACGGCGTCGGCGGGGCTCAGCACCCCGGCGTAGACCGCGGCGGTGAGTTCGCCGACCGAGTGGCCGGCCGCCACCGCCGCGCCGTCCGGGACGGCGTCGTGCAGGGCGTGGTGGGCGAGCAGTCCGGCGGCCACCAGGAGCGGCTGGGTGTGCTCGGTGCGGGCGATCTCGGCGGCCGGGGCCTTGGTGCCGAGGTGGACCAGGTCGACGTCGGCGGCCTCGGACCAGGCCCGCACCCGCTCGGCGGTGGCCGGGTCGCGCAGCCAGGCGGCCAGCAGGCCCGGGGTCTGGGAGCCCTGGCCCGGCGCGATGAATGCGAACATGTGTTCTAACCCCCTTTCGGGTGGGGCCCGCGCCCGGGTGGCGGGCGCCGGATTGCTTGGACGGTGCGGTGCGGACGGGACTCCGGACGCGCTACGGGCGGCCGGTGGACTTGCGGAAGCGGCGGACCGCCAGGAACGAGAACCCGGCGAACCAGGCCAGCAGGTTGAACACCGCGCCGGCCACGCTGGAGTGCTCCCCGTGGAAGGAGAAGCCGTCGTTCAGCGGGTACCGGGCCAGCGTCGCCACCCCGTACATCGGGGTGTAGCGGGAGACCTCCAGCATGGTGCCGCTGAGCGGGATGAACAGGTTGCCCAGGAAGGCCAGCGCGGTCATGGTCAGGCCCGGCATGTGCATCACCACGTCGGGCTTCATCGCCAGGCCCATCCCGATGCCGAGCGCGGCGAACACCGCGGACCCGACCCAGGCCACCAGCAGCGAGACCACCCACACGTTCGCGTCGGCGTGCGCCCCCGTCAGGGTGCCCAGCACCCCCACGATGGCGACCGGCACGCCGGCCATCAGCACCGAGCACAGCACCTTGACCAGCAGGTAGCCGGGCGGGGTGAGCGGGCTCATGGCGATGGTCCGCATCCAGCCGACCGACTTCTCCACCGAGATGGTGGCGGCCGAGCTGACCGCCGCGGTGGCCGCGCCGTACACCGCCTGGCCGATCATCATCCAGGCCGCGAAGTTGCCGTGCGGCAGGCTCGCCCCGCCGGACGGGGCGGTGCGGAACAGCGCCAGGTACAGCACCGCGGGCAGCAGCACCGTGAAGATCGTGGTCTGGCGGTTGAAGCGCCGGCGCAGCTCGTACCGGACGAAGGTCGGGTTCACCCCGTTGAAGACCGAGGTGCGGGCGGCGGCGGGCGCCGGGACGGCGGCGGCCATCAGACGTTCTCCTTGCTGGCGGTACGGGCCGCACGGGCCTCACGGGCTTGCTCGGTGATGGCCAGGAAGGCCTCCTCCAGGCTGCGCGGCGCCACCTCGACGTCCCGGGCCCGGGTCTCGCCGACCAGCACCCGCAGCAGCGCGTCCGAGTCGGTGCAGGTGAAGTAGGTGCGGTCGCCGCGCACGGTGCTGGAGCGCACCCCCGGCGTCCGGGCGACCAGCCCGGCCTCGTACGGGCTGAGCACCGCCGAGACGGTCCGGCCGCTGGTCGCCGCGCGGATCGAGGAGGCCGAGCCGTCGGCCACCACCACGCCCTTGTCGACCATCACCACGCGGTCGGCGAACTGGTCCGCCTCCTCCATGTAGTGGGTGGCGAACATGACCGTCATGCCGCGCGCCGCGTCCTCCCGGACGGCCGCCCAGAAGTCCCGCCGGGCCACCACGTCCATGCCGGCCGTGGGCTCGTCCAGCACCAGGAAGTCCGGCCGGGACAGCAGCGCCAGCGCGAACCGCAGCCGCTGCTGCTCACCGCCCGAGCAGGCCGCCACCCGGCGCGAACGCAGCTCGGTGATGTCCGCCCGGGCCATGCAGCGCTCCGGGTCCGCACCCGGGTGCAGCGAGGCCAGCATGTGCACCGTCGCCTCGACCGTCAGGTCCGGCAGCAGCCCGCCGGACTGCAGCACCGCCGCCACCCGGCCCGCCCGCACGGCCTGCTCCGGGTCCGTCCCGAACAGCCGCACCTCTCCTTCGTCCGGGCGGGTCAGCCCGAGCAGCATGTCGATCGAGGTGGTCTTGCCGGCGCCGTTCGGCCCGAGGAAGGCCACCACCTCGCCCCGCCGAATCCGCAGATCCAGCCCGTTCACCGCGGTGAACACCTCGCCCTTGGCATTGCTGAACCGCTTGACGACGCTGGTCAGTTCAGCAGCCAGGGGGTCGGACGCCGTCCCCCTCGGCTCCGTTCGGTTCTGGTAATCGATCATCATCCGAGTCCTCACG is part of the Kitasatospora cineracea genome and harbors:
- a CDS encoding ACP S-malonyltransferase yields the protein MFAFIAPGQGSQTPGLLAAWLRDPATAERVRAWSEAADVDLVHLGTKAPAAEIARTEHTQPLLVAAGLLAHHALHDAVPDGAAVAAGHSVGELTAAVYAGVLSPADAVRLAAVRGRAMAVACTEAPTSMAAVVGGEQDEVLDRIAELGLYAATFNGPGQIVAAGLADTLDQLAAAPPAGATVKRLSVAGAFHTPYMESARQSFEEAAARVPFARPSQLLLSNADGAGVGDPDEIRRRLVRQVVSPVRWDLCLHQLSSVAPELTVSLPPAKTLASILKRQHPELEVLSVTTARDVARARERLAAPAGRGVSAHAGV
- a CDS encoding ABC transporter permease; its protein translation is MAAAVPAPAAARTSVFNGVNPTFVRYELRRRFNRQTTIFTVLLPAVLYLALFRTAPSGGASLPHGNFAAWMMIGQAVYGAATAAVSSAATISVEKSVGWMRTIAMSPLTPPGYLLVKVLCSVLMAGVPVAIVGVLGTLTGAHADANVWVVSLLVAWVGSAVFAALGIGMGLAMKPDVVMHMPGLTMTALAFLGNLFIPLSGTMLEVSRYTPMYGVATLARYPLNDGFSFHGEHSSVAGAVFNLLAWFAGFSFLAVRRFRKSTGRP
- a CDS encoding ABC transporter ATP-binding protein, producing the protein MIDYQNRTEPRGTASDPLAAELTSVVKRFSNAKGEVFTAVNGLDLRIRRGEVVAFLGPNGAGKTTSIDMLLGLTRPDEGEVRLFGTDPEQAVRAGRVAAVLQSGGLLPDLTVEATVHMLASLHPGADPERCMARADITELRSRRVAACSGGEQQRLRFALALLSRPDFLVLDEPTAGMDVVARRDFWAAVREDAARGMTVMFATHYMEEADQFADRVVMVDKGVVVADGSASSIRAATSGRTVSAVLSPYEAGLVARTPGVRSSTVRGDRTYFTCTDSDALLRVLVGETRARDVEVAPRSLEEAFLAITEQAREARAARTASKENV